The following is a genomic window from Synechococcales cyanobacterium T60_A2020_003.
AGAACTCCTACCCTTCCCCGAAGCCAAAGTTTACGAAGCCATTCCGCCTGGTGGAGAAGGCTACGTTTACTACAGCGGTTCCAACTGGCGTGCCCGTTGTCAGATGTCCGATGTCGCCATTGATGTCGGTGCATCCGTACTGGTCGTGAGTCGTCAAGGAAACACCTTAATTGTGCTGCCCAGTTCCCTACCTACGCCGCCACCTCGCTAAGATTAAGCATAGAAAGCGATCGCCCTAATACAGGTGATCTGAGTTTCGGTAAACTAGATGTAGCGTTATATGGCAGCAGATGGGCGATCGCTCTACAATAGCGGCAAAAGCCGGATTCGGCTCACGCTCACGATTCCGTAGGAGATAAAGCGGTATGGAAACGATTCTGGGTGCCCTCGTTATCCTCGTTGTGGGTTACACCATTGGGTCGGTCAAAATCATCAATCAAGGCAACGAGGCACTGGTCGAACGTCTCGGTCGTTACCACCGTAAGCTCCTGCCCGGTCTCAACTTTGTGGTACCCATTCTAGACACCATCGTCTGGCAAGACACCACGCGGGAACAGGTGATTGACATTCCCCCCCAAGAAGTCAACACCCGCGACAACATTACCTTGACCGTAGATGCGGTCGTCTACTGGCGAATTCTAGAACTAGAGCGCACCTACTACGCGGTAGAAGATATTGATACCGCTCTGTCTAACCTGGTGATGACCACCCTCCGCGCCGAAATTGGGCAACTCGCGCTGGAAGACACCTACTCTTCGCGTGCCAAGCTGAATGATACGCTGCTTCGTCAACTCGATGATGCCACAACACCTTGGGGAGTTAAGGTGCTGCGGGTAGAGGTGCAAAACATTAATATCCCTCAACGTGTGCGGGAATCTCTAGAACAAGAGCGCGCCGCTCAGAGCCGTAAGCGGGCGACCATTGCAGAGGCAGAAGGACGAAAACAGGCTCAAATTGAAGAAGCAGACGGGACGGTTGAATCCATCCGTCGCATTGCCAGTGCGATGGGGCAAAGCGAGCTGACGGAAGTGCTGCGCTATCTTCTGGCTCAAAAATATGTTGATGCGAACTATCGTCTAGGGTCAAGCGAAAACTCGAAAATCGTTTTCATGGATCCCAAGGCATTAACAGAGGCTATGTCTGAACTCATCCTGCCCGATCCCCGTATGTCTAACTTCACCAATTCCCCTGGCAACCCAGCTCCCCCTCCTGCCAAGGAGCCTCCCACCAGCGGAGACGCATAGCGCCAATCCCGGCTGGGGAATACGCTAGAGTGAAATACAATGATCGTTCTGACGTTTTTCTGGCTAGCCTGCATGACTGCTTCCCCCTCAGCAGACAATATCGACTTTCGGAAACAGCGACGCACGACCCAAACCGATTGGCGACTGTTTCTACGCCTTATGCCCTATGCCATGGAAAGTGGGCGTAAGCTAGCCATTTCGATGGTTTTGCTACTACCGCTGGCCTTAGCCGATGCCATCCAGCCGATTCTGATTGGAGAGGCCGTCTCCCTCATTCGCCATGAGCCAACCTTGAGCTTTCTAAAGGGGCGATCGCTCTCCTCTGGTCTCAATATCTTGATTGCCCTCCTTGCGGTTACGATCCTGACCCAGTTGGTGTTGCGAGGGTTGCAGTCCTATCTTGTCCAGGAGGTGGGACAACGGATCACCGCTAGCATTCGCAACGATTTGTTTGATCACGTCACGTCGTTAGCCTCTCGCTTTTTCGATCGCACTCCCGTTGGTCGGTTAATTACCCGATTGACGAGCGATGTGGATGCTCTAGGCGATGTGTTTGCCACCGGAGCCATTGGCATCATTACCGACTTGGTCACGATGCTCGTTATCTTGATCATTATGTTTGTGCGGCAGTGGCAGTTAGCGCTGATGCTGTTATTACTCCTGATCCCGATTACAGGCCTGGTGATCTACTTCCAGCAGCAGTACCGCATCGCCAACTATCGCGCCCGCGAGGAACTGTCGGCTCTGAATGCCAACCTTCAGGAAAATATCCTCGGCGTAAATGTCGTGCAATTGTTTCGTCGAGAAACCTTCAATAGCGAACTCTTTCGGTCAACCAATCAGCGCTACATCACGGAAGTCGATAAAACCATCTTTCACGACTCTGCCATTTCGGCCACGTTGGAGTGGATCTCGATTGTGGCGATCGCCGCTGTGTTATGGCTTGGCGGCATCCTGGTGTTGCAAAATAACCTGAACATCGGGATTCTCACCTCTTTCATTCTCTTTGCCCAGCGCTTGTTTAATCCCCTGCGTCAGTTTGCCGAAAAGTTCACGGCGATCCAGGCCGGACTCACCTCCCTCGAACGGTTCCACGACATTATGAGCGAACCGATCGAAATCCGCGATCCCGAACCTGTAACGGCTCAAGCGGCCTTGGCAAACGCTCAGGTACGCGATCCCCTGCCCACCACCCATCAACTCCCCGCAGATGTCGATCAGCCTAGAGCGATCGCACCTCCCGTCCCCAGCGAGATTCGGTTTGAGCACGTCTGGTTTGGCTATAAACCGGATGAATATGTCCTCAAAGACCTCGATTTCACGATTCGTCCCGGTGAGAAAGTCGCCCTGGTTGGCCCCACTGGAGCAGGAAAAAGCTCGATCATTCGCCTCCTCTGCCGACTCTATGAAATTTCTAAGGGACGGGTGCTGCTGGATGGCGTCGATATCCGCGATATGCCCCAGGCAGAACTGCGGCGACGGATGGCGGTGATTCTCCAGGATAGCTTTTTGTTTGCCGGAGATGTAAAAGGCAACATCACCCTCGGGGAAGACTACTCCCTAGAGGCCGTCCAGCAGGCTGCCGAGCAAACGAACGTCGCGGCCTTCATTGAACAATTGCCCCAAGGGTACGACACCTCCCTCCGCGAACGGGGAACCAATCTCTCCGGTGGACAAAAACAGCTCCTCGCCTTTGCCCGTGCTGCCATTCGCAATCCGTCTATCCTAGTCCTGGATGAGGCCACCGCCAACTTGGATGTGGGCACTGAGGCCAAAATTCAGGAGGCTCTCGAACGGCTCCTGGTCGGACGAACGGCCATTATCATCGCGCACCGCCTATCTACGATTCGCAATGTCGATCGAATTTTGGTGTTGAAGCACGGTTCTCTGGCGGAGTCGGGTAGTCATGAGGAGTTGCTGGCACGAGGGGGACTGTATACGAGTTTGTATAAGCTGCAAATGTTGGAGCAGTAGGAGTGGAGGGGTGATGGGGTGATGGGGGTGTGGGTAGGTGCGCAGGTAAAGAGGTGGAGAGTTTGGGGGAAGAGAGGGGCGATCGCTCA
Proteins encoded in this region:
- a CDS encoding SPFH/Band 7/PHB domain protein, which codes for METILGALVILVVGYTIGSVKIINQGNEALVERLGRYHRKLLPGLNFVVPILDTIVWQDTTREQVIDIPPQEVNTRDNITLTVDAVVYWRILELERTYYAVEDIDTALSNLVMTTLRAEIGQLALEDTYSSRAKLNDTLLRQLDDATTPWGVKVLRVEVQNINIPQRVRESLEQERAAQSRKRATIAEAEGRKQAQIEEADGTVESIRRIASAMGQSELTEVLRYLLAQKYVDANYRLGSSENSKIVFMDPKALTEAMSELILPDPRMSNFTNSPGNPAPPPAKEPPTSGDA
- a CDS encoding ABC transporter ATP-binding protein gives rise to the protein MTASPSADNIDFRKQRRTTQTDWRLFLRLMPYAMESGRKLAISMVLLLPLALADAIQPILIGEAVSLIRHEPTLSFLKGRSLSSGLNILIALLAVTILTQLVLRGLQSYLVQEVGQRITASIRNDLFDHVTSLASRFFDRTPVGRLITRLTSDVDALGDVFATGAIGIITDLVTMLVILIIMFVRQWQLALMLLLLLIPITGLVIYFQQQYRIANYRAREELSALNANLQENILGVNVVQLFRRETFNSELFRSTNQRYITEVDKTIFHDSAISATLEWISIVAIAAVLWLGGILVLQNNLNIGILTSFILFAQRLFNPLRQFAEKFTAIQAGLTSLERFHDIMSEPIEIRDPEPVTAQAALANAQVRDPLPTTHQLPADVDQPRAIAPPVPSEIRFEHVWFGYKPDEYVLKDLDFTIRPGEKVALVGPTGAGKSSIIRLLCRLYEISKGRVLLDGVDIRDMPQAELRRRMAVILQDSFLFAGDVKGNITLGEDYSLEAVQQAAEQTNVAAFIEQLPQGYDTSLRERGTNLSGGQKQLLAFARAAIRNPSILVLDEATANLDVGTEAKIQEALERLLVGRTAIIIAHRLSTIRNVDRILVLKHGSLAESGSHEELLARGGLYTSLYKLQMLEQ